The proteins below are encoded in one region of Carboxydocella sporoproducens DSM 16521:
- a CDS encoding zinc ribbon domain-containing protein has product MQQTVKQKSLPLNKDKWARITETAEAYARQKNSFLVEYGHVKYLHYLGKKRKLRDELVAAGFTSPFGLQARQWKLVLDDALFTLERQWEAAIVGVKERLYRHEGLSDEEKHYAFWLLYRDEKRGRDWKRLQAIFTHEDVVNQKISLDSEGRAKVRNYLKRAFRRILGTRPRVKKARSFVVDQQMYRVFNRGKRQYIAVATLTPGERAVIPLTGIHAMRGNLRVVLFPDEQAVEIHLSREPHTYSPGEGEAGIDLGVTEVFTDDTGRKYRPEYGEALQEMSDHILDNSRKRGKLWALRRKLLEQDPPKARRILKHNLGLIKQTRRNKRYRARCENEINRAFNELYKKRRPQIIAYEDLAHLRGKAKSKGLSRKVSGWQRNIIKERREYKNYVYSVTDPGPQNAAYSSQECPQCGWVDAKNRNGDIFKCRQCGFTADADQVAAMNLKKRLHDEEITRYTPYKTVKEILLQRYNQKAN; this is encoded by the coding sequence GTGCAGCAGACGGTCAAGCAGAAAAGTCTGCCGCTGAACAAAGATAAGTGGGCCAGGATAACTGAGACGGCAGAAGCATATGCCAGGCAGAAGAACTCCTTCCTGGTGGAGTACGGGCATGTGAAATACCTGCACTATCTGGGTAAAAAGCGGAAGCTGCGGGACGAGCTGGTTGCAGCCGGTTTCACCAGCCCTTTCGGGCTACAGGCCCGCCAGTGGAAGCTGGTTTTGGACGACGCCCTGTTCACCCTGGAGAGGCAGTGGGAGGCCGCCATCGTCGGGGTCAAAGAGCGGCTTTACCGTCATGAAGGCCTGTCTGACGAAGAAAAGCACTACGCCTTCTGGCTTTTATATAGAGATGAAAAGCGCGGCCGGGATTGGAAGAGGCTCCAGGCGATTTTCACTCATGAAGACGTGGTTAATCAAAAAATAAGTTTGGACTCAGAGGGCCGTGCCAAGGTGAGAAATTATCTGAAGCGCGCCTTTCGCCGCATCTTAGGCACAAGGCCCCGCGTCAAAAAAGCCCGCAGTTTCGTGGTAGACCAGCAAATGTACCGTGTATTTAACAGGGGAAAGCGGCAGTATATTGCCGTAGCGACATTAACCCCCGGCGAAAGGGCGGTCATACCCTTGACTGGGATACACGCCATGCGAGGCAACCTGCGGGTAGTCCTCTTTCCGGACGAACAAGCGGTGGAAATCCATCTGAGCAGGGAACCGCATACTTACTCGCCTGGTGAGGGAGAGGCGGGCATCGACCTGGGCGTGACGGAAGTATTTACCGATGATACTGGCAGAAAATACCGGCCCGAATATGGTGAGGCTCTGCAAGAAATGTCCGACCATATTTTGGACAATAGCCGGAAACGCGGAAAACTCTGGGCCTTGCGCCGGAAATTATTGGAGCAGGACCCACCCAAAGCCCGGCGTATCTTAAAACACAACCTGGGCCTTATCAAGCAAACCAGGAGAAACAAAAGATATCGGGCTAGGTGCGAAAACGAAATCAACCGGGCGTTTAACGAACTCTACAAAAAACGCCGGCCGCAGATCATCGCTTATGAAGACCTCGCCCACCTGCGCGGCAAAGCCAAAAGCAAAGGCCTCTCCCGCAAGGTGAGCGGCTGGCAGCGAAACATCATCAAGGAGCGCCGGGAATACAAGAACTACGTCTACTCCGTCACCGACCCCGGACCGCAAAACGCGGCCTATTCCAGCCAGGAGTGCCCGCAGTGCGGTTGGGTTGACGCCAAGAATCGCAATGGAGACATTTTTAAATGCCGCCAATGCGGTTTTACTGCCGATGCTGACCAGGTAGCAGCTATGAACCTGAAAAAAAGGCTGCACGACGAAGAGATAACCCGTTACACCCCGTATAAAACAGTGAAAGAAATATTGCTCCAGCGTTATAATCAAAAGGCTAATTAA
- a CDS encoding IS607 family transposase gives MKLYTVSEFAEKLGVSVSTLRAWDKEGKLVALSTPTNKRRYTEEMLYRALGIKNRQEPKKIVLYARVSSSGQKPDLENQLNYLKEFAAGKGLAVDEILSDVGSALNYKRKNFLKLCGMVTRGEVKTVIIAHKDRLVRFGFDFFEELFAKFGCEILVANKSEDMSPAQELAEDLISIVQHFAARLYGQRTYKARKLTKTVREVLASAADGQAEKSAAEQR, from the coding sequence ATGAAACTTTACACAGTGAGCGAATTCGCTGAAAAACTTGGGGTCAGCGTATCGACCTTGCGTGCATGGGACAAAGAAGGCAAATTGGTCGCCCTGAGCACGCCTACCAATAAAAGAAGATACACGGAAGAAATGTTATACCGGGCGCTGGGAATAAAGAACCGCCAGGAACCAAAGAAAATTGTTTTATACGCCCGGGTATCGTCCTCCGGGCAAAAGCCTGATCTGGAAAACCAGTTGAATTATCTGAAGGAATTCGCCGCCGGCAAAGGGCTGGCTGTGGACGAAATACTTTCCGATGTCGGCTCTGCCCTCAATTATAAGCGCAAGAATTTTTTGAAGTTGTGCGGGATGGTCACCCGGGGAGAAGTCAAAACGGTCATCATCGCCCATAAAGACCGGCTGGTTCGGTTTGGATTCGACTTCTTCGAGGAATTGTTCGCCAAATTCGGCTGCGAAATCCTCGTGGCCAACAAATCCGAAGACATGTCCCCAGCCCAAGAGTTGGCCGAAGACCTGATCAGCATCGTCCAGCATTTCGCGGCACGGCTGTACGGCCAGAGGACCTATAAAGCTCGCAAGTTGACCAAAACGGTGAGGGAGGTGTTAGCCAGTGCAGCAGACGGTCAAGCAGAAAAGTCTGCCGCTGAACAAAGATAA
- a CDS encoding DEAD/DEAH box helicase, with amino-acid sequence MNVPEISEKQIKQAASSPKVYERGLEYFADGLVKHIEYDHDRDEFRAIVSNRNLYNIRLRFYPSGTWHYYCTCPAHDQLPGICKHVVAVLKALQTGYAFDPQAMQNRRARQLGAKLLSHLAVTPTSPIKQELNLEVELTLQPMDHVIFAYLGLKIGLSRLYVIRDLNQFVSSLQTGQPLEFGQKFTFEPTKQSFAACDQPVIDFLQEMYEQYAAVDRYETTSHFKQRPLPLSDYHLAQLLHSLKEKSFVLCLPGNHSKLTRIKQGLSLGFNLAAANDELVLSLVENDLPPRPLTRDGSFFFYQEEIWQVEDDQQRRYFLPLAQVLNQEKRLIFASEHKDRFATELLPALEKISKLEIAPELASRFIRQPLAARIYFDRYGEQGISARVEFEYGTITINPFSNQIPARDILLVRNQEKENAILSLLELADFTVNQGQIYLDEEEKVLEFITAYLPRLQELAEIFYSEEFKKLRVRPTLDFSGRVRLNEEDNLLEVSFTFPDLPEEELREILASLQEKKKYHRLKDGSFLLLQQQELQQLARLLENLNLDASALQEATIQLPKYRAMYLDSFLRQHNLPNLRRDRAFKQLVQSILEPQDNDYEVPASLQKVMRDYQKTGFRWLKTLAAHGLGGILADDMGLGKTLQVLAFLLSEQDTSPGPSLVIAPTSLVYNWEAEARKFAPELKVLVVSGSPKDRQALLENLNQWDLVITSYGLIRRDIELYARQQFVYCFLDEAQHIKNAQTVNAKSVLQINARSYFALTGTPIENSLAELWSIFNFILPGYFPHYQEFRRKYELPIARGNPEVLAELSRLVKPFILRRVKKDVLKELPAKIETEIKAPLTAEQQKVYLAYLKKARGEIAQELAAAGFEKSRMKILAALTRLRQICCHPALFLNNYRGDSGKFQLFQEVLTDALASGHRVLVFSQFTSMLDILHQYLLGEGIEHFYLHGSVKPEERLSMAHSFNQGQGKVFLISLKAGGTGLNLTGADMVIHYDPWWNPAVEEQATDRAYRIGQNKAVQVIKLISQGTIEEKVFALQQRKKELIASVIQPGETFLSKLTEAELRELFDLTTTG; translated from the coding sequence ATGAATGTGCCAGAAATCAGTGAAAAACAAATCAAACAAGCCGCCTCCAGCCCCAAAGTCTACGAACGGGGCCTGGAATATTTTGCGGACGGTCTGGTTAAGCACATTGAATATGACCATGACAGGGACGAATTTCGGGCCATAGTCAGCAATCGCAATCTTTACAATATTCGTCTCCGCTTTTACCCTTCAGGTACCTGGCATTATTACTGCACCTGTCCCGCCCATGACCAGTTGCCAGGAATCTGCAAACATGTAGTTGCGGTACTGAAGGCATTACAAACCGGTTATGCCTTTGACCCTCAGGCTATGCAAAACCGGAGAGCCCGTCAGCTGGGGGCTAAACTGCTCAGTCATTTAGCCGTTACCCCTACTTCTCCCATTAAGCAGGAACTAAATCTGGAAGTTGAATTGACCCTGCAACCAATGGATCATGTTATTTTTGCTTACCTGGGCCTGAAAATCGGTCTGTCCCGCCTCTATGTCATAAGGGACCTGAATCAGTTTGTCAGTTCTCTTCAAACAGGACAACCGCTGGAATTTGGCCAGAAATTTACATTTGAACCGACCAAACAATCCTTTGCCGCCTGTGACCAGCCGGTAATTGACTTTTTGCAGGAAATGTACGAACAATATGCCGCTGTTGACCGATATGAGACCACTTCCCATTTCAAACAACGTCCCTTGCCCCTGAGCGATTACCATCTGGCCCAGCTGCTACACAGTTTGAAGGAAAAATCTTTTGTTTTATGTTTACCTGGCAATCACAGCAAACTAACCCGGATTAAACAGGGTTTATCCCTTGGCTTTAATTTAGCTGCCGCAAATGACGAACTGGTATTATCCCTGGTGGAAAACGACCTTCCCCCCCGCCCCCTGACCCGGGATGGCAGCTTTTTCTTCTATCAGGAGGAAATCTGGCAGGTCGAAGACGATCAGCAAAGAAGATACTTTTTACCTCTAGCTCAGGTGTTAAATCAGGAAAAGCGATTGATTTTTGCTTCAGAACACAAAGACCGGTTCGCTACCGAGCTCCTGCCCGCTCTGGAAAAAATAAGCAAGCTGGAGATCGCACCAGAACTGGCCAGCCGTTTTATCCGCCAGCCCCTGGCAGCCCGCATCTATTTCGACCGCTACGGGGAACAGGGAATCAGCGCCCGGGTAGAGTTTGAATATGGTACTATTACTATCAATCCCTTCAGCAACCAGATTCCGGCCAGAGATATTTTGCTGGTGCGGAACCAGGAAAAGGAAAATGCCATTCTCTCCCTGCTGGAACTGGCCGATTTCACCGTCAACCAGGGTCAAATTTACCTGGATGAGGAAGAAAAGGTACTGGAGTTTATTACTGCTTATCTGCCCCGGCTGCAGGAACTGGCTGAAATCTTCTATTCCGAGGAATTTAAAAAACTGCGGGTACGCCCGACCCTGGATTTTTCCGGGCGGGTGCGTTTGAATGAGGAAGATAATCTGCTGGAAGTCAGTTTTACTTTCCCCGACCTGCCCGAAGAGGAATTGCGGGAGATCCTGGCTTCCCTGCAGGAAAAGAAAAAATACCACCGGCTCAAGGATGGCTCTTTCCTGCTCCTGCAGCAACAGGAACTCCAGCAACTGGCCCGGCTGCTGGAAAACCTGAATCTCGATGCCAGCGCCCTGCAGGAAGCCACCATCCAGCTGCCCAAATACCGGGCCATGTATCTGGACAGTTTTCTGCGCCAGCACAATCTGCCCAATCTTCGCCGCGACCGGGCTTTTAAACAGCTGGTGCAGTCCATCCTGGAGCCCCAGGACAATGATTATGAAGTGCCTGCTTCTTTGCAAAAGGTGATGCGAGACTACCAGAAAACCGGTTTCCGCTGGCTGAAAACCCTGGCCGCCCACGGCCTGGGCGGCATCCTGGCCGATGACATGGGGCTGGGGAAAACCCTGCAGGTCCTGGCTTTCTTGCTTTCAGAACAGGACACTTCTCCAGGACCATCCCTGGTCATCGCTCCTACCTCCCTGGTCTATAACTGGGAAGCCGAAGCTCGCAAGTTCGCCCCTGAACTGAAAGTTCTGGTGGTCTCGGGGTCCCCAAAAGACCGGCAGGCCCTGCTGGAAAACCTGAACCAGTGGGATCTTGTCATCACTTCCTATGGCTTGATCCGGCGGGATATTGAACTTTATGCCCGGCAGCAATTTGTTTACTGTTTTCTGGACGAGGCCCAGCACATCAAAAATGCTCAGACCGTTAATGCCAAATCGGTCCTGCAAATCAATGCCAGAAGCTATTTTGCCTTAACCGGTACACCCATAGAAAACTCCCTGGCCGAGCTCTGGTCCATTTTCAATTTCATTCTCCCGGGCTATTTCCCCCATTATCAGGAATTTCGCCGCAAATATGAATTGCCCATTGCCCGGGGCAATCCCGAAGTTCTGGCCGAACTCAGCCGTCTGGTCAAACCCTTCATCCTGCGCCGGGTGAAAAAGGATGTGTTGAAGGAGCTGCCGGCAAAAATCGAGACGGAAATCAAGGCTCCTCTCACCGCCGAGCAACAAAAAGTCTATCTGGCCTATTTGAAAAAGGCCCGGGGTGAAATCGCGCAGGAGCTGGCTGCCGCCGGTTTTGAGAAAAGCCGAATGAAAATCCTGGCCGCCCTCACCCGGCTCAGGCAGATTTGCTGCCATCCCGCCCTCTTCCTGAACAACTATCGGGGGGACAGCGGCAAATTCCAGCTCTTCCAGGAAGTCCTGACTGATGCTCTGGCCAGCGGCCATCGGGTGCTGGTTTTTTCCCAGTTTACCTCGATGCTGGACATATTGCACCAGTACCTGTTAGGAGAAGGTATCGAGCATTTTTATCTTCATGGTTCTGTCAAGCCAGAAGAACGCCTGAGCATGGCCCACTCCTTTAACCAGGGCCAGGGCAAAGTCTTCCTGATTTCCCTGAAAGCCGGGGGTACCGGTCTCAATCTTACCGGTGCCGATATGGTTATTCACTATGACCCCTGGTGGAATCCCGCTGTCGAGGAACAGGCCACGGACCGGGCCTACCGTATCGGTCAAAACAAGGCCGTTCAGGTGATTAAGCTGATCAGCCAGGGCACTATTGAAGAAAAGGTTTTTGCTCTACAACAACGCAAAAAGGAACTGATCGCTTCCGTCATCCAGCCCGGTGAAACTTTCCTCTCCAAATTGACAGAAGCAGAGCTAAGGGAATTGTTTGATCTGACCACCACTGGTTGA
- a CDS encoding enoyl-CoA hydratase/isomerase family protein, whose amino-acid sequence MNWEKVKLEQKGAVAFITLNRPQEFNALDGQLGEELIQAIEHCRENDAIRAVVITGAGKAFSVGGDLKKASSAIGTPQQSIFFRDVTKSLNRFIMDLRLLPKPVIAAINGAVGGAGFTLALACDLRLAAASARFKQAYTSAGLTPDGAFTYLAGAVLGLGRVSELLLLDPVVSAEQALALGLVHRVVADEELPAAALQLAEQLAAGPTLAFARSKALLNEGLLPELARILELERQTIMQSCLSEDYVEGVRAFFDKRKPEFRGR is encoded by the coding sequence ATGAACTGGGAGAAAGTGAAACTGGAACAAAAAGGGGCAGTAGCTTTCATCACCCTCAACCGGCCCCAGGAATTCAACGCTCTGGATGGCCAGCTGGGCGAGGAGCTGATCCAGGCCATCGAGCACTGCCGGGAAAATGACGCCATCCGGGCGGTGGTGATCACCGGTGCCGGCAAAGCCTTCAGCGTGGGCGGAGACTTAAAAAAGGCCAGCAGTGCCATCGGCACTCCCCAGCAGAGTATTTTCTTCCGGGATGTGACCAAGAGCCTGAACCGCTTCATTATGGACCTGCGCCTGCTGCCCAAGCCGGTCATCGCTGCCATCAATGGCGCCGTAGGCGGTGCCGGCTTCACCCTGGCTCTGGCCTGTGACCTGCGCCTGGCTGCCGCATCTGCCCGCTTCAAGCAGGCCTATACCAGCGCCGGCCTCACTCCTGATGGAGCCTTCACCTACCTGGCCGGAGCCGTGCTGGGCCTGGGCCGGGTCAGTGAACTGCTGTTACTGGACCCGGTGGTCAGCGCGGAACAGGCCCTGGCTCTGGGGCTGGTGCACCGGGTGGTAGCTGATGAGGAATTGCCGGCGGCAGCTCTGCAGCTGGCCGAGCAGCTGGCCGCCGGACCCACTCTGGCCTTTGCCCGCAGCAAGGCCCTGCTCAATGAGGGGCTGTTGCCGGAACTGGCCCGCATCCTGGAACTGGAACGGCAGACTATCATGCAGTCCTGTCTGAGCGAGGATTATGTAGAGGGGGTAAGGGCGTTTTTTGATAAAAGGAAGCCTGAGTTTCGGGGGAGATAG